A segment of the Elusimicrobiota bacterium genome:
TCATCAAAGTCAGTACTTAACGCTACAACCGGATGCTGTGGTACGGCTAATTTGAGGTTAAACTTCTGGGTATCAACCTGTTCTTCATACCCACCGATTTCAACCGGCAGAATACGTTCCACCGCGGTTTCCTTATACCCCCCGCGGCCAAACGCATTATCCCCGCCGATCATAAGAAACCCGCCGCCTTTTTCTTTGACAAACCACGCAAGTTTTTCCAGCATCGCAGGGGTGATAGCAAACCTTTGATACGCAAAGTTTTCAAATATCAGGAGGTCAAACTGCGGGAGGTAATTCATAAATATTTCCTGATGCGGGAACGGTATCAACGATAACTGGTCATCAGATACAAACGCTATATTTTCAGGATTACGCAGGATGATAAAAGATACGAGTTCGATTGACGGGTCGCCTTTAAGAACATTACGCAGGTATGAGTACTCATAATTCGCCTGCCCGCAGATATAGAGCACCCTAATTTTTTCGCGGATAATTGATAACGTAAAATCTTTAACATTATTATTTTTTACTAACTCACCAGCTATCACAGGTGCCTGAACCGATAATTTACGTTCCCCGACATAATCCGACAAAAAGTCAAACCCCGCTCTCCCCTTACCGTTACTGTCAAGTTTAACAACCTTCTTCTGGAGTACCGCCCCGGCTTCGTTCAACGTAACCACTACTTCTGTGTTTTCATACCCGGTACCGGTGATATCCACCCCGATTTTTGTATCAACATTCTTAAACGCGATACTGCTGTAGGATAAGTTTTCAAGTGCTATATCATGCTCCACCTGTGCGGAGGTTGCCACACAGTTTACCGGATACGCAACATCCTTTACTTGCGCCATAATATTAATTTGTGAATTATTATGTATCCCGTCAGTAACAATGATGATACCGGGAACTGCGTTATTATACTCAGTGCTTACCTGTTTAAACACTGCGCTTAGGTCAGTATACTCACCCGTTGGCCCGGCGGATAAGTTGTACGGTACGGCGGTAGAAGACGAGAATGTGTAGTATTTCAGAGAAAACCTGTGCCCCAAACTTTTTAACGCATCATTATTAAGCCATACCTTCGCTTCATCCCACCTGCTTCTCGGGCCGCCATAAGCCATACTCCGTGAATTATCAATAAAAACGGGTACGACATTTTTCCTTACCGGCGCATCGTAATTAACGTATACCGGCTGAAGGATAAGCATTAACGCAAGGATGTACACACACAACCTTATCCATACAGCAACTTTTTGACGTAGAGCATGTTTACGATAAAACAAATATGTCACCGCTCCGGCAGCTAATGCGAAGACTACCGTCAATATTATCGCGGGGACTGACGTTTCAATATCGTGCATATCTTATGTTTCCCATACCCATTTTTTCTGTTCTTTACCTTACTTCAAGTTTACGTTGTATAAACGGTTGATGTATGACATCCGTTTTATACGTCCCGGTTACGCAATACATAATTATATTCGCGAATAATTTAATACCTTCCAACCTCTGGGATTCACCTCCGGGGATACAGTTATAAACATACTTCCCAAACTCATCTTTCATCCATACACCAAGCATATCGTTTTGCGTGTAGATCACCACCAACCGGTTTGACAACATAATCCCTTCAGTATAATTATTAATCACCTGCCGTCCCCCAACGGTGCGAAGTAAGTAAAACGCGCGGTAGATCGCGTTATCCCGGGGTATAATTTTGAACCCGCTACCGGGAAGGATACGTTTGAACTCACGGCGGATACTTAAATCAAACCCCGTGTTTTTCCGCCCGGTAATATCATTCACAAAAATTAATCCACCACCCAGGATATATCTCCTAAGATTTTCTACTTCATGATTGGTAAACGGCTGGAATTCGCTATCCCCGGTTATAACCAAAAACGGTGATTCAAACAATAATTCATCTTCAGCGGTAACCACCCGGCGGGTAGAATACGGTTTGATACTTGTGGTGGTAGACATAAATTTAAGCACATGGCGTTCAACCCCGGTATATGAGTCCCAGTTACCCCCAGTGTATCTTAACTGTGTGAACACAAACCTATCCCGCTGAGGTTCAGAGTACAGGACAGTACTCATAAATACCGGTAACCATAGTGATACTATAACCATCCAAATTAACGGTTTATTACTGTATAACTTCACCGCTTTTTTTGTCCTCCCGTTTTTTTGTCATCACACCCGCAAGCACGCTTTCCGCGAGTAGTATTAAAAATAAC
Coding sequences within it:
- a CDS encoding glutamine amidotransferase; amino-acid sequence: MHDIETSVPAIILTVVFALAAGAVTYLFYRKHALRQKVAVWIRLCVYILALMLILQPVYVNYDAPVRKNVVPVFIDNSRSMAYGGPRSRWDEAKVWLNNDALKSLGHRFSLKYYTFSSSTAVPYNLSAGPTGEYTDLSAVFKQVSTEYNNAVPGIIIVTDGIHNNSQINIMAQVKDVAYPVNCVATSAQVEHDIALENLSYSSIAFKNVDTKIGVDITGTGYENTEVVVTLNEAGAVLQKKVVKLDSNGKGRAGFDFLSDYVGERKLSVQAPVIAGELVKNNNVKDFTLSIIREKIRVLYICGQANYEYSYLRNVLKGDPSIELVSFIILRNPENIAFVSDDQLSLIPFPHQEIFMNYLPQFDLLIFENFAYQRFAITPAMLEKLAWFVKEKGGGFLMIGGDNAFGRGGYKETAVERILPVEIGGYEEQVDTQKFNLKLAVPQHPVVALSTDFDENKRLWGLMPELEGCNITGDAKPGATVVGVHPKITTARGSLPVLTLWDYGNGRVMSLASNTTWRWAMGLAKIGKGKELYDRFWSQSVRWLTRGEQLSAVRVVAEKSEVSLNEKVLIKITVLDDQYRLDNSARVKVVVQLPQKDVRTDISDTAMLVKPGEYWVEYLPSTAGKYYFKITAYGRRGLAGDTGITVNAKSFGEDDELRPNMELLNAIAGVTQGGVSSIKEFNPGQLNFLSAKSSAAVKFRYRVWTEWYFYLLLTIILCIEWFLRRMRGLP
- a CDS encoding DUF4159 domain-containing protein produces the protein MKLYSNKPLIWMVIVSLWLPVFMSTVLYSEPQRDRFVFTQLRYTGGNWDSYTGVERHVLKFMSTTTSIKPYSTRRVVTAEDELLFESPFLVITGDSEFQPFTNHEVENLRRYILGGGLIFVNDITGRKNTGFDLSIRREFKRILPGSGFKIIPRDNAIYRAFYLLRTVGGRQVINNYTEGIMLSNRLVVIYTQNDMLGVWMKDEFGKYVYNCIPGGESQRLEGIKLFANIIMYCVTGTYKTDVIHQPFIQRKLEVR